A region of the bacterium genome:
GGTGGACCTGGCCCCCGGGCGGCACCCCTGGAACGACCACGAAGAAAGGAAGACCCAATGCCGGTCGACGTGACGGTGCCCGACCTCGGCGAATCGATCACCGAGGTGGAAGTGGCCGCCCTGCTCAAGCGCAAGGGCGACGCCGTGGCCATGGACGAGCCGCTGATCGAGCTCGAATCGGACAAGGCCACCGTCGAGGTGCCCGCCCCCGTGGGCGGCCGGCTGGTGGAGGTCCTGGTCAGCGAGGGCGACGTGCTCAAGGTGGGCGACGTGGTGGCCCGCATCGCCGAGGGCGAGGGCGCCGCGCCCGACGCCGGCGGCGA
Encoded here:
- a CDS encoding biotin/lipoyl-binding protein, which translates into the protein MPVDVTVPDLGESITEVEVAALLKRKGDAVAMDEPLIELESDKATVEVPAPVGGRLVEVLVSEGDVLKVGDVVARIAEGEGAAPDAGG